A window of Hippoglossus stenolepis isolate QCI-W04-F060 chromosome 18, HSTE1.2, whole genome shotgun sequence contains these coding sequences:
- the slc25a1b gene encoding tricarboxylate transport protein B, mitochondrial, which translates to MSGQPGFVSPFHRPRCLAAAAPASNKFTHPGKAIMAGGIAGGIEICITFPTEYVKTQLQLDEKANPPKYKGIGDCVKQTVDGHGVRGLYRGLSSLLYGSIPKAAVRFGVFEFLSNKMRDESGKLDSKRGFLCGLGAGVAEAVLVVCPMETVKVKFIHDQTSANPKYKGFFHGVREIIRTEGLKGTYQGLTATVLKQGSNQAIRFYVMTSLRNWYKGDDPNKAINPLITGSFGAFAGAASVFGNTPLDVIKTRMQGLDAHKYKSTMDCAVKIMKHEGPKAFYKGTVPRLGRVCMDVAIVFIIYEEVVQVLNKVWKTD; encoded by the exons ATGTCGGGACAACCAGGCTTCGTGAGCCCGTTCCACAGACCCCGGTGTTTGGCGGCTGCAGCTCCGGCGAGTAACAAGTTCACCCACCCTGGAAAAGCTATTATGGCAG GTGGGATTGCAGGAGGCATTGAGATCTGCATCACCTTTCCAACAGAGTACGTGAAAACACAGCTGCAACTCGATGAAAAGGCAAATCCTCCCAAATATAAAGGCATCG GGGACTGTGTGAAGCAGACAGTGGACGGTCATGGGGTGAGGGGTCTGTACAGAGGTCTAAGCTCTCTGCTGTATGGCTCTATACCTAAAGCAGCTGTAAG ATTTGGGGTGTTTGAGTTCCTTAGTAATAAGATGCGTGATGAGAGCGGTAAACTAGACAGCAAGCGAGGATTCCTCTGTGGCCTTGGAGCTGGAGTTGCAGAAGCCGTGTTAGTCGTTTGTCCCATGGAGACagttaag GTCAAATTCATCCATGACCAGACATCAGCAAACCCAAAGTACAAGGGATTTTTCCATGGGGTGAGGGAGATCATTCGAACCGAAG GACTGAAGGGGACTTATCAGGGCCTAACAGCCACTGTACTGAAGCAAGGCTCCAACCAAGCCATCCGCTTCTATGTCATGACTTCACTGAGGAACTGGTACAAAG GTGATGACCCCAACAAAGCCATTAACCCTTTGATAACTGGATCGTTTGGAGCTTTTGCTGGTGCTGCTAGCGTGTTTGGAAACACTCCTCTGGATGTCATCAAAACCAGAATGCAG GGTCTTGATGCTCACAAGTACAAAAGCACAATGGACTGTGCCGTCAAGATCATGAAGCATGAGGGACCAAAGGC GTTCTACAAAGGCACTGTCCCTCGGCTTGGTCGGGTGTGTATGGATGTGGCCATAGTCTTCATAATCTATGAGGAAGTCGTACAGGTGCTGAACAAAGTTTGGAAGACGGACTGA